The genomic DNA CGGGCTCGACGGCGTCGACATCGATTTCGAGGGCCACTCGCTCTCGCTCGACAACGGCGACACCGACTTCCGGAACCCCACCACCCCGTCGATCGTCAACCTGATCTCGGCGCTGAAGACGCTCAAGGCGAAGTACGGCGAGCGGTTCGTACTCACCATGGCGCCGGAGACGTTCTTCGTGCAGATGGGCTACCAGTTCTACGGCACCGGGCAGTGGGGCGGCCAGGACCCGCGCTGCGGCGCGTACCTGCCGGTGATCCACGCGCTGCGCGACTCGCTCACGCTGCTGCACGTCCAGGACTACAACTCCGGCCCGATCATGGGCCTGGACAACCAGTACCACACCATGGGCGGCGCCGACTTCCACATCGCGATGACGGACATGCTGCTCACCGGCTTCCCGGTCGCGGGCAACGCCGACCGGTTCTTCCCCGCGCTCCGGCCCGACCAGGTGGCCATCGGGATGCCGGCCAGCACCCAGGCGGGCAACGGGCACGTGTCGACCGGCGAGGTGAACAAGACGCTGGACTGCCTGACGAAGGGCAGCAACTGCGGCTCGTACAAGACGCACGGCACCTGGCCCGGCATGCGCGGGCTGATGACCTGGTCGATCAACTGGGACCGGTACAACAACTGGGAGTTCAGCAGGAACTTCGACGCCTACTGGCCATAGGAGGCCCCGGCCCGGGACGCGCGCCGGCCCCGGGCGGCCGGACGCGCGCCGCGCCCGCCCCGCAGGTTCGCGGGGCGGGCGCGGTCGGGCCGCCGGGCACTCGGCCCGCGGGCGGCGGCCCGCCGGTCCCGTGTGGGGCCGGGACCGGGCTCGGCCGGCGGCCGGCTCCGGGCGGGCCCGGAACCGGGTCCGGCTCAGCCGAAGTTGCGGTCCACGCGGGCGGCTTCGTTCGCGTTCGGGTAGGCGTTGCGGCAGGAGGTGCCGGGGCCGCCGCCGGACATCAGCTCGCTGCACGGGCCGCTGTAGTTGTCCGGCAGGCCGAGGATGTGGCCGGTCTCGTGGGTGACGACGCGCAGCGAGTAGTACTGCTGGGTCTGGCGCAGGTCCAGGAAGACGTAGCCGTGGCCGCGGCCGTCGGTGACGGCGTGGCTGCCGCGCGGGTCGTTGCCCTGGCGGTAGCTGAAGTCGCCGGAGCCGGAGGTCTCGGCCAGCGTGATGTTGTTGGTGGCGTTGTTCCAGATCTGGGTGCTCTGGGATATGTCGCCCTGGTAGTTGGGCGCGCTGGCGTCGTTGTACGTGATGGTGATGGCCTGGTAGCCGGGTTCCGCCGCCTGCTTCTCGCGCGCCTTCTCCCGGATCATCTCGAAGAAGGCCCGGTTCTGCGCCTGCTGTTCCTTGTCGTGCCCGACATACGCCGCGGAGGCGGTGGCCTGCGTCGTCTGCCGGTCGTGGTGGTCGGCCGCGGGTGCCGGGGAGGCGGCCAGGCCGGTCAGCGCCAGGCCGAGGCCCAAGGCGGTGGAGACCAGTCTTCCGGAGAGCTTCATGGGGGGTTTCTCCTCACGAACGATTGGTCGGTCGGTCGGTGAGGAGTCTGCGGGCGAACAGGTGGCCGGGGGCAGATCTCATCCGGTGATAGCGGCGTGCGATCCCACCCCCGCCGGCGCCCGCCG from Streptomyces sp. CMB-StM0423 includes the following:
- a CDS encoding snapalysin family zinc-dependent metalloprotease → MKLSGRLVSTALGLGLALTGLAASPAPAADHHDRQTTQATASAAYVGHDKEQQAQNRAFFEMIREKAREKQAAEPGYQAITITYNDASAPNYQGDISQSTQIWNNATNNITLAETSGSGDFSYRQGNDPRGSHAVTDGRGHGYVFLDLRQTQQYYSLRVVTHETGHILGLPDNYSGPCSELMSGGGPGTSCRNAYPNANEAARVDRNFG